Part of the Oscillospiraceae bacterium genome, CGTCAACGATCAAGTTGATCCGCCCCATGTTGACGTACCGGGTGTCCGCCGCAATGGCGGCCTCACCGCTTTGGATGGCGGCCGTCTGCCGCACCGTATACAGTTCCAACGGCCGCACGATGTTGTGCGCCACCGCGCCGCCGAATATGTACTGCATCACATAGCTGTAGTTCACGTCGTTGTAGCCGTAGGCCAGCTCCAGCACGATGTAGCGGCCGGAGGCGGTCCCGACGCCCGACGGGTCGATCTCCTCTTTGTCGTTTACATACGCTTTGACAATCGTCCGGTTCGCCGGCGTGGGATTCACTGTGGTGGCGTTTGTCAGCCGGTTCATCGTGACGGCAAACGAATCCGCGTCAAAGCCGCCGGCTGCGACGCTCTCGCCCATGTCGATGATCACGGCCGGCACCACCGCGCCGTACTCCTCCACGCGCGCAACCACCTTGAACGTACGCGCCGGCTCGTACGTAAACGAGGCTTTGACGCCCCGTTCGGCGAGTTCGAAGTTGTTGGAGGTGTCGCCGATGATTACGTCAAACGTCGTGCCCTCCGCCACTGTCCAACCGTCGCCCTCGCCGTAAGTCACATTGGACCCGCCGGTCGACGCGCCGGCGAGCACTTTGTCCTGATTCTGTCCGTCGTCGAAGTATTGCAGATCCGACAGACGGATCGTGAACGTGACGTCCTTTGTCTCATCCGGAGCCAGTTCCACTTTCGCGTAGTCGCGCAGATCCTTCATCGGACGCCCCTCGGCCGCACAGCTGTCCGCGCCGAGGTAGAGTTGCACGGTCTCCTTACCCTTGACAAGCCCCGTGTTCTTGACGGCGACCGTCGCCTTTATCGTATCCTCCGGATTCTTGCTGTTGAAAATATCACGGCTGAGGCGCAGATTGGAGAATGCAAACGTTGTGTAGGAGAGGCCGAACCCAAACGGATAGGCCACCTTGGCGTCATACTCCTCTTTTGTCGCCAGTTTGGTGTCAAACCAGCGGTAGCCAACCAACACGCCTTCGTCATAGAACACAGGATTTGTGCCGAATCCGCCGTTTGTATCGGTTCCGCTGTAGGCATTGGGACTGCGCGCCACGCCCTGCTCTTTCAGCGCGAGCGCGGCCGCCACGGACGGGCTGTCCGCAAATGACTTGGTAAATGTCTGTGTGAGTTTCCCGGAAGGATTCACGGCGCCGGAGAGCACGTCGGCCACCGCATGGCCGCCTTCCTGCCCCGCGAGCCACGACACCAGAATAGCGTCGGCCACCGGGGTGATCTTCGTCGTGTCGATCGCCGCGCCGACGTTTAAGATCACCACGAGTTTCTTGCCCGCCGCGTGCAACGCCTGCGCGTAGGCATTCAGCGCCTTCTCTTCGTTGGCCGTCAGGTAGTAGCTGTCGTTGCCGGTGAATGAGTTGTCACTGCCCTCGCCGGTCTGGCGGCTGATCACCATGAGTCCATACGCGGCATCGCTCGCCGCCAGCGCCGCCGTACTCGTCGCCAGCGTGCTGTCATTGAATGTGCCGCTGTAGTTCAGCGTGATGCTGGTGACGCGGTTTGACTGTCTGCCGTAGCTGAGGCTCTTCGTCTGGCCGGCGGCCTGGTTGATGTCCTGCACCGGACCATGAATCTTAAATCCGCTCTCTTGGAGCGCGCTTTCCAGCGACACAACGCTCGCGTGTGTCGGGTCGAAGTAAACGCCCGCGCTGCCGCCGCCGCGCGCTACAATATCGGTCGCGGTGACGCCGTTGTCGCCAAACCCGCCGCGCCCCTTGAGGTTGGCGCTGAGCAGCAGACTCATGCCCGCCTCCGCAGGCAGCGGCAGTACGTCCTCATTTTTGAGCAACACCATCGCGTCCGCCGATGTTCGCCGCGCGAGCGCATTTGACTCCGCAAAGAGCTCGGACGCGTAGAAATTCTGTTCCGTCTGTACGAGGTCGATGGCTGTGCCCCATGTGCCGTATTTGTCCCTAAAAATGTTACTCCGCGTGACGCCGCGCAGGATGTTTGTCACGTTGCGATCGAGCAGCGCCATCGTGAGCTGCGGGTAGGTGGCGTCCGGCGTACCCGACTCGTTGGCGGTGATCGTGTTTCTGATATTGGTCTTCTGCGTGGCGTTCATGCTGGACTCCACGAGGTCCATCTGCGCAAGCAAGGCCTGACGCCCGTCCGAGGCCGCGCCCCAATCGGACATCACAAAGCCATCGAAGCCCCAATCCCCGCGCAGCACGTCGGTCATCAGCCACGTGTTGTAACAGGCGTAGATGTTGTTCAGGCGGTTGTAAGAGCCCATCACGCTCATCGGCTTCCCGCCCCGCACCGCTATCTCAAACCCTTTGAGATAGATCTCGCGGAGCGCGCGCTCGGAGATAATCGTGTTCCCGCCAGAACGTGAACTCTCCTGCTCGTTGCCGGCGTAATGCTTGAGCGTGACGCCGACGCCCTGAGACTGCACGCCCTTTGTGTACTCAAGCGCGTTGGTCCCCGAGACAAACGGATCCTCGGAATAATATTCAAAGTTGCGTCCCGCCACGGGGTTGCGCAGGATGTTCTGCCCCGGCGCGAGCATGAGATCGATCCCGTAAAAGACTGCTTCTTTGCCGGTCTGTACGGCAATGTCGTGCATGGCCTGCTTGTCCCACGTGGAGGCGATGGCCGTCGGCGAGGTCCACGTCGTCGCCTTGTAACCCATACGGACGCCCGCGGGCCCGTCCGACAGCGTCAGCGGGGGGATGCCCATTTCTTTGAGGCGCGCCGAGGTGTAGGTGCCGCCGGCGGCACCGGTGTTTTTGATCCGCGTCCCTGCGTTTGCGTTCCCCGATGTACCGCCGAGCAGATCCACCTTTTCCGTCAATGTCAGTTGGGAGACAACGGCCTTAATCAGTGCCTCCGTCTCCTCCTCGGTCCATGTCCCCGTCTTCAGTTCCTCCAGGGACCGCAAGGCCGGCTCCTCCGCCGCATAAACTGCCATCGGGACAATCGACAGCAACAGGGCAACGGCGAGAAACCATGCGAGACTGCTTCGGATACCTCTCCTCTTCATGTGTCAACAACCTCCTAAACTCTTACGGCGCCCGGCACAGCCGGACGTTTCTTCAAGATGATTTTATCATAGGAAATCCGAAAAAGAAATTTCATTATATTTAGATATTCTGTGCTTTTCGTCATTTTTTTGTGCAACCCGTCAGATAGCGTGCACCATTTTTCGATTGCGTAAAATAATGCACGATTTACCCACTTTAAAGAAATCGAGCCGCTTTGCCGTTTATCGCCATATCTCATTTCCAAGAATTCGGTTCTGCCGGGTAACAGACCGTCACAACAGTCCCTCCGTCTGCCCGGTGTGCGAATCGCAGACTGACCCTCTCGCCGTAGCGGAGGCGCAAGCGGTCGCGGATGTTTTGGATCGCCATGCCAAACCCCTCCTCCGCATCCACCAGGGCCGCGTCCGCCTCTGTGGGCGGCGGGAGCGCCTCGCCGTTTAACATCCGCAAAACGTCGTCTGAGATCCCAACGCCATTGTCCGCAATCGAGACTCGCACGTTCGAGTCCTCCGCAGCGGCCTCCACCACAATCTCTCCCTCGTAGGGCAGGGGCTGGATACCGTGGAAGATCGCGTTTTCCCCGAGCGGCTGCAGCAGCATGGGCAGCACCTTTGTCTGTGCCAGCGCCGGGGGCAGCCGGAATTCGGCGTGGAATTTGTCCGGGAAGCGGTACGCCTGAATGGAAAAATAACTCTCAAGCAGTGCCATCTCCTCTGCCAGTGTGATGAACTCATCGCCTCGAGACTGAAACCGAAGAAGCCTTATCAGCGCGGCGGTCATCTTCTCAATGCTCGCGATGTTGTTCAGCCGGGCGATCCAGTGGATGGAGTGGATCGTGTGGTACAGAAAATGCGGAGTGATCCGGTACGAGAGAGCGGCCAGCTCCAGTTTGCGTTTGCGGGCCTCGTCCCGCTCGCGGGTCTGCAGCATGGCCTGGATGGTATCGGCCATGTGATGGACGCCGACCGCCAAACGGCCGACCTCGTTGTCGGCGATGGGGGTCGGAGCAAGGGAGAAGTCGCCCCGCTCGATCCGCTCCATGTCCTCTCTGAGCTGCCGGATGGGCCGGAGCGATTTTCGCATGAACCAAACCGCGAACAGCGAGAGCGCGGCAAACGCGACGAGATTCAGCGAGATCATCAGGTAGGCTGTCCGCCCCAGAAAGCTGTCGTTGTACCACATCTGCGCCGCGAAATACGCCTCACTCGCGGTGGTAAGCGCCTCCGCAGGCAGTACCACCTGACTCAGATGCTCGGCGTAGGGATACCAAGGCAGCTCGTCCAGCAGCACCAGAAATTCCGCGTTTCGCTCCCCCTCAAGGTAATACCGCACGCCCATCTGGGAGATGCGCATATACTCGTCATACGCACTCTCCAGCGCGCGCAGGTCTTTCGTCATTTCCTCGCTGCCCGCAAATGAACGCAGTGCCGTGAGCACTTGCTCAATCCGGTACACGTTCAGATCGTAAAAACGGCGCACGATAAGTCCTTGCTCTGTGCTCTGCTGGGCAATGTCCCGTTCCATACAGGTGATCTCGGCGAAACAAATCCGAAACTGGTATAGATTAGAAAGGTACCGCTGGTATGTATCCCGGTCCGCGTAGCGCCTGGCCGCCGCTTGTCGGCTGTAGACGGTGCCGGCCAATGTCACCAGCAGGGACAGCGTCATGAGCGACGCAAACGTCACCACCACCGTCCGCACGATAGAGCCCTCCCGCCGTTTTCTCATGGAGCCTCATCCCTCCCCCGGTCTGTCAGGCGGCGGTGCCTCGGACAATGGCGTATCCTCCAAAGCGCCCCCGGCGGTGCGATACTCGGCAGGCGTACAACCAACCATCACTTTGAAACGCTGGCTGAAATACCGGGCATTCTCCATCCCGACTCGCTCGGCGATCTCATAGATCCGCAGCGGACGGCCGGACGTCCGCAGGAGACGTTTGGCCTCCTCCATACGGATCCGCGTGAGCGTCTCGATGAGACTCTCGCCCGAGAGTTTTTTGTAGACATGGCTGATGTACGCAGGGGACATGCGCAGGTAGTCGGCGATGTCTTGCAACGAGACGGCGTTTTGGTAGTTTTCGTGGAAATACCGCAGGACGCGCCCTCTGAGCTCGCCGCCGTCCACCCGCTTTCCCATTGAGAGGCGGAGCCGCTCGATGAGGAAATCACACCGCTGCCGCAGCGTGTCGCAACGCAGGATGTCGAGGCTGCGCATGCCGCTCTCCGGGCCGGCCGCGCCGCTTCTGTCCACGATGTCTTTCACAACGGCAAAGAGTTCTAGGCAGGCGTTGTCGGCCGCTTCCCGGTCGAACAATCCCTGGATATCGCGCATGACGATCTCCTCGATGATCCGGGTCACTTCGGCTTCGTCGCAGGCCTCGCAGGCGCGGGAGAGTCGCAGGGACGTTTTTGTGACGCTGAGGAAAAACCGCCGGCGCTCGCGCAGATCGGCCTCGCACACCGCGCGCCGCCCGCTGAAAAACAGCCGATTCGCGAGCAGTACGCGCGCCGCTCGGTAACAGTCGCAGAGCCGTTCGCAGCTGTCCACACGAGCGCGCGCCTCGAAGATCCGGTACCCGGAGAGACGGGTCAGTTCCGCCGAGAACTCGGCGACAAAGGCGCCGGCCCGGGCGGTGAGTTCGTCCTCCCTATCTCCAAAGAGCGCGCAGAGGAACTCGTTTTCCCCCACATGCCCCGTCACGCAGGCAGTGCGCTTCCGGGCATTCTCCTCGGCCAGATAACGCACGGTTCGCATCAGCACATCGCGCTCGGTCTGATCTGCGTCCCCGCTCGCGAAACGCATCCGGTAGCTGTCCAGCGAGAACAGAAGCAGCTGCTGTTTCGCGTAGCCGGAAAGCCACAGGTTCGACAGCGCGGTCTGCAATGCGGCGCCGTCCGGTTCGCATCCGCGCGCGATCTCAAAAACAAGCTGTGTCTCAAGCGCCCGCCGGTCGTGCAGCGTCCGACCCGCGCGGCCCTGCTCGATCTCCTTCTTCACCCGCGTCAAGATGTCGATGAGACACTCCGCCTCCATGATCTCGGATTTCAGCACATAGTCGAAGATGCCAAGCCGGGAGGCGTCTCGCAGTTTGTAGAAGTCCTCGTACAGGCTGAGGACGATGATCTTTGCGGCCTGGCCCCGGTCCCGGAGGCGGCGCACAAAGGTGAGTCCGTCCATCACAGGCATCCGGACGTCGGTGATGATGAGCTGCGGCCGGATCTCCTCCGCCATGTCGAGCGCGATCTGTCCGTTCGCAGCCTGCCCAACAATCGTGAATCCCAATTTTTCCCAATCGATCATGGACGTCAGTCCCAGCCTAACGTAGACCTCGTCGTCCACAATCATCGTACTGATCATTGCACCTCTCCTCCTCAATGGTCCGCGCGCCAAAAGGTATACGTTTTAAAAAGCCCCTCTCATCTGCCATTTTCTCCTCGACGCGGCACGCCAATCATCCAATTTTCACAAAACACAATGCCACCAGGCGGATTCTTTGTTGCCTTTTCTGTCAATTTATGATACAATGAAAACAATATCACAACACATACCGATGCCAAAAAGGTATACCTTTTTAGGATCCACTGTCTACGGTTCAGATGTCAGAAGTGCGTCTGACGATGGCCGTGCGGAATAAATCGCCGGACAGCGGCGGGCGAGGCTTTTGACACCCGAATCATCATATGACATATATTTGTTGAAGTCAAGAGAACTTTCTGCATTTTTTGTAAATAACGCCCATGTCTGAGTGCTACATTTGACAAGTTTCTATCTTTCAAGACACATAAAAGCCACACACGGACTAAAATTGACCCGTGTGCGGCTTTTTGAGATGACTTCCCGCCTTTTTAGTGTTTGGGGATCATTGCCTCCGCGTATTCGACGCCCAGACCGTACGCGCCGCCAAGTTCGCGGATTAGGCCCATCACGGCGTTGTACGTGTCCTTGTTGTTCCAATCGCGCTGGAACTCAAGCAGTACCTGCTGCCAGGTCACGGGGACAACGCCGGCCTGGACCATCCGCCACATGGCCGTGTGGTGAGCCTCCCGCGAGGCTCCGCCGCACGCGTCGGCGGCCACAAAGACCCGGTAGCCGTCCCGCGCCATGCTGAGCGCGGGGAAGGCGACGCAGATCTCCGTCCAAAGACCCGCGAGGACAATGTGCTTTCGGCCTGTCTCCTCCACGGCCCTGCGCAAATTTGCATCCTCCCAGGCGTTGAGGGTGGTTCTGTCCACGGGCACGGTGCGGGGGTACACGGCTTGCAGCCGTGCGTACAGGGGGCCGGAAAACGTCTGCGCGGTCACCGTGGTGAGCAGGCAGGGCACCTTGAAGATCTGTGCGGCCTTTGCAAGGCCGACGACGTGGTCTGCGATGGCGGCGCGAAACGCGCCCTCCACCCCAAAATACATCTGCGGCTGGTGGTCGATCAGCACCACAGTCGTCTGGGCGGGGTCCAAAAGACAATCCGGATAGTTTCTCAACGGCGACACCTCCATATAGTGGGTGTCCCTAGCATGAACCATCTCCCCGTCATTTATGCGCCCATGCACCTCTGTAACCCCATACCCTGGCACCCCACACCCGCCTTCATCCGCTCACATACCCTTCGCACTCATTGTCAACTGTTATCTGTCAACTGTCAACAGCTTCCATCACCCTTCGGCCGTCCACGTGCAGCCGCCCCTCGCAAAAGAGACGCACGGCCTCGGGCAGCAGGATCCACTCGGCCTGTTCCATCACGCGGCGCTGGAGACTCTCCGGCGTGTC contains:
- a CDS encoding response regulator codes for the protein MISTMIVDDEVYVRLGLTSMIDWEKLGFTIVGQAANGQIALDMAEEIRPQLIITDVRMPVMDGLTFVRRLRDRGQAAKIIVLSLYEDFYKLRDASRLGIFDYVLKSEIMEAECLIDILTRVKKEIEQGRAGRTLHDRRALETQLVFEIARGCEPDGAALQTALSNLWLSGYAKQQLLLFSLDSYRMRFASGDADQTERDVLMRTVRYLAEENARKRTACVTGHVGENEFLCALFGDREDELTARAGAFVAEFSAELTRLSGYRIFEARARVDSCERLCDCYRAARVLLANRLFFSGRRAVCEADLRERRRFFLSVTKTSLRLSRACEACDEAEVTRIIEEIVMRDIQGLFDREAADNACLELFAVVKDIVDRSGAAGPESGMRSLDILRCDTLRQRCDFLIERLRLSMGKRVDGGELRGRVLRYFHENYQNAVSLQDIADYLRMSPAYISHVYKKLSGESLIETLTRIRMEEAKRLLRTSGRPLRIYEIAERVGMENARYFSQRFKVMVGCTPAEYRTAGGALEDTPLSEAPPPDRPGEG
- a CDS encoding histidine kinase; this encodes MRKRREGSIVRTVVVTFASLMTLSLLVTLAGTVYSRQAAARRYADRDTYQRYLSNLYQFRICFAEITCMERDIAQQSTEQGLIVRRFYDLNVYRIEQVLTALRSFAGSEEMTKDLRALESAYDEYMRISQMGVRYYLEGERNAEFLVLLDELPWYPYAEHLSQVVLPAEALTTASEAYFAAQMWYNDSFLGRTAYLMISLNLVAFAALSLFAVWFMRKSLRPIRQLREDMERIERGDFSLAPTPIADNEVGRLAVGVHHMADTIQAMLQTRERDEARKRKLELAALSYRITPHFLYHTIHSIHWIARLNNIASIEKMTAALIRLLRFQSRGDEFITLAEEMALLESYFSIQAYRFPDKFHAEFRLPPALAQTKVLPMLLQPLGENAIFHGIQPLPYEGEIVVEAAAEDSNVRVSIADNGVGISDDVLRMLNGEALPPPTEADAALVDAEEGFGMAIQNIRDRLRLRYGERVSLRFAHRADGGTVVTVCYPAEPNSWK
- a CDS encoding hydrolase, with the protein product MRNYPDCLLDPAQTTVVLIDHQPQMYFGVEGAFRAAIADHVVGLAKAAQIFKVPCLLTTVTAQTFSGPLYARLQAVYPRTVPVDRTTLNAWEDANLRRAVEETGRKHIVLAGLWTEICVAFPALSMARDGYRVFVAADACGGASREAHHTAMWRMVQAGVVPVTWQQVLLEFQRDWNNKDTYNAVMGLIRELGGAYGLGVEYAEAMIPKH